The following proteins are co-located in the Besnoitia besnoiti strain Bb-Ger1 chromosome Unknown contig00007, whole genome shotgun sequence genome:
- a CDS encoding uncharacterized protein (encoded by transcript BESB_073470) yields MTAARALAPRSEPDGRLSDPQVSSQPSSLSATSCTPREALPTGDASSSLRSSPRSRANFSLSPPPALAASDSASLAAPAEFAAPSASPPPSSLVVESLPVDAAEAAAGLRRFLRGCFAQALVEARRDRQASAPTAAASPAARSAAPTAVSHSAASGAASDESPRLQTPAPRQAFEEDATRALAECVLDATSLARLHARLQSFARARASETLRQTVELHRDSVVQRVRQLGSLIVDLGSTYDELHIHAEEAGHEAASARDGDEGEGGAGATACCQRDASASENAAGSEGVARLGWPRRAADADADVELEDGGGSGDAPAEGSPARKHAKLERVSVAFSEEGKMSLEEAVALLVEQPWYLCREFRLIYEDANLLIVAKPFDVRVDVPLRRDGEGSFSAGGATGGEGDSTTLAEAQGAQTQETVAKEQAGGASAQLPGAWERRFGTEFTVADWYRRHWERRRARGVAQGHTDQTPAAEGCTVRLCHQLDYATSGLLMLAHNQRTARIVQTLLQRREIRKEYLALVYGHPAWTELEVHTMIAPHATHAFKMMATNEQGEALKPLAPEAFSPSSSAFICRHGEVTPVYVLGLSSPEGAASRAAPSSAGGRQLPLSTVRGGEAATRSGTQGRRSSSRERGGKCAVSRIRVLRKGYLHNLPEPLAGAPGSLVKLSLLTGRRHQLRVHCEHVGHSIVGDAAYGCGDRTPFRMFLHATSLQFRSGASWAPLAASAGAELFSEFSKASAFPAGRTPVSADGAQKRQGGRRGRREEVDFLQSLKSSVFFDDPQFSFFLRPEEAPPGSEQHVEPDASGGRGQ; encoded by the exons AtgaccgcggcgcgggccctcgcgccgcggtcggAACCCGACGGGCGTCTCTCAGATCCCCAGGTCTCGTCGCagccttcctcgctgtctgcgacAAGCTGCACGCCCCGCGAGGCCCTGCCGACAGGCGACGCTTCCTCATCACTCCGCTCATCTCCACGTTCTCGCGCGAACTTCAGTTTATCTCCTCCCCCGGCCCTCGCTGCATCTGATTCGGCGTCTTTAGCGGCTCCCGCAGagttcgccgcgccctctgcgagCCCGCCCCCGTCGTCGCTCGTCGTGGAATCCCTGCCAGTCGACGCGGCtgaggccgctgcaggcctccgccgcttcctgcgcggctgcttcgcgcaGGCCCTGGTGGAGGCTCGCCGCGATCGccaggcctccgcgccgactgccgccgcctccccagccgctcggtctgcggcgcccacgGCGGTGTCTCACTCCGCGGCCTCAGGGGCTGCGAGCGACGAGTCACcgaggctgcagacgcccgcCCCCCGGCAGGCCTTCGAGGAGGATgccacgcgcgcgctggcggagtGCGTGTTAGACGCGacgagcctcgcgcgtctgcacgCGAGGCTCCAAAgcttcgcgcgggcgcgcgcgagcgagacgctgcgccaGACCGTCGAGCTGCATCGCGACAGCGTAGTGCAGCGCGTGCGCCAACTGGGCTCGTTGATTGTCGATCTCGGCAGCACCTACGACGAACTTCACATacacgccgaggaggctgggcacgaggccgcctccgcgcgagacggggacgaaggcgagggcggcgccggcgcgacagcCTGCTGTCAGCgcgacgcgtctgcttctgAAAACGCGGCAGGATccgaaggcgtcgcgcggcttggctggcctcgacgcgccgcagacgccgacgcagacgtTGAGCTGGAAGACGGGGGCGGCTCGGGGgatgcgcctgcggagggctCTCCGGCGCGGAAGCACGCGAAGCTGGAGCGTGTCTCCGTTGCGTTCTCCGAGGAGGGCAAGATGTCCCTCGAGGAGGCTGTGGCGCTGCTCGTGGAGCAGCCGTGGTATCTCTGCCGCGAGTTTCGGCTTATATACGAAGACGCGAACCTCCTCATCGTCGCCAAGCCCTTCGACGTGCGCGTCGACGTCCCACTGAGACGCGACGGTGAAGGCAGCTtttctgcgggcggcgcgactgGAGGTGAGGGAGACTCAACGActctcgcggaggcgcagggtgCACAGACGCAGGAGACGGTTGCGAAGGagcaggccggcggcgcgagtgcgcagctgcctggGGCCTGGGAGCGGCGCTTTGGGACGGAGTTTACCGTTGCGGACTGGTACCGCCGCCACTgggagaggcggcgtgcgcggggAGTCGCGCAGGGACACACTGACCAAACGCCTGCCGCGGAAGGCTGCACAGTGCGCCTCTGCCACCAGCTCG ACTACGCGACCTCCGGTTTGCTCATGCTCGCGCACAACCAACGAACGGCGCGGATCGTTcagacgctgctgcagaggcgggaaATTCGCAAGGAATACTTGGCGCTGGTGTACGGACACCCGGCGTGGACAGAACTCGAAGTCCACACGATGatcgcgccgcacgcgactCACGCGTTCAAAATGATG GCCACCAACGAGCAGGGCGAGGCTCTCAAGCCTctggcgccggaggccttctcgccgtcgagctCGGCGTTCATCTGCAGGCACGGAGAGGTCACTCCTGTCTACGTATTGGGCCTCTCGTcgccggaaggcgcggcgtcgcgcgccgcgccttcgtctgccggcggccgccagctgccgctTTCCACCGTGCGCGgtggcgaggccgcgactcGGTCGGGAACGCAGGGGCGGCGCTCCAGCTCTCGCGAGCGTGGAGGCAAATGCGCGGTCAGCCGCATTCGGGTGCTGCGCAAAGGCTATCTCCATAATCTCCCAG AGCCGCTGGCAGGGGCTCCAGGCTCTCTTGTGAAACTCTCACTCCTCACAG GGCGCCGTCATCAGCTGCGGGTACACTGCGAACACGTGGGCCACTCCAtcgtcggcgacgcggcctACGGCTGCGGAGACCGGACGCCTTTTCGAATGTTCCTGCACGCTACGTCTCTCCAGTTTCGGTCTGGGGCGTCgtgggcgcctctcgcggcctctgcgggcgcggaaCTTTTTTCAGAGTTCTCCAAGGCGTCGGCGTTTCCCGCTGGACGGACTCCGGTctcggcggacggcgcgcagaagcgccaaggcgggcggcgaggcagacgggAAGAAGTGGACTTTCTGCAGTCTCTCAAGAGCTCGGTGTTCTTCGACGACCCACAGTTCAGCTTCTTCCTGCGCCCTGAAGAAGCTCCCCCAGGCAGTGAACAGCATGTGGAGCCCGATGCAAGTGGCGGCAGGGGGCAGTGA